Proteins found in one Bordetella genomosp. 11 genomic segment:
- a CDS encoding GDYXXLXY domain-containing protein, with product MQVDTHTPAGSELHAWRAFLARATLALGLLLLASAVVCWVAANWGAMTKVQRLAGAQVLLAASALLAAFLYARPARTPVAAHGRACMVGLASVLLGALLALVGQTYQTGADTWELFALWSGLMLPWAVAARSQGVWLFWIVLANIALALLLGERVLSWWVVFDGPGFPSLIVSAANLLMLAIWEFCAWRGHARTGVGPRVLVLLAVGVLALALMFGESVVERLGTYTGLAWVGVTLVLGYFYTRIRLDLVILALLAAGVVCVSLRVVGEWLLRIDPGVWVALPLAGLLMGEAVVAARWLRSLASRQAGAAPDPHAGPAVDPADAYVRAAGEPAGALPPDAPPAAPETAASAGGAVDEAGTAAAVAQLGPRVARRTATPWYVQGLLGLSAWIATLLLLVFLVASGIVPTASSALVLGLVLCVAGVAVARNARQLFWRQCATALAFSGQILAAAGLSVSNSPTGSALLILVLAVAVYILAPDAILRFLSGVMIALALFILTSFSASTQDLYEHVLSWMGFDMVRGLAVWLPACVAGAWLAAAAFLVRERMPASRRDTLQPLAWAFALTAQLAALQATGVPVWELPALWGVHPPGVLYLLLAALLPVAVAWALIRRRRAVLPASVRVGVPLGLLILAVCWLPAPGIAFALAWILLGFGLGRPRLLRWGQAVLLIYLIQYYYQLGVPLLQKSLWLAGAGVLLLVMRLVAWRLPRWLEGARPAVPVVAAAPRRPLWTGVIVAGLALVLAVVNTGIWQREQLLASGHIVRLALAPVDPRALMQGDYMALRFAAAREITRLQDGQPATVAGLWGGPATDGYLVLLPDAEGVAQPVRVQPAPEPHDAREVVLRYRLRADGVRLVTNAFFFPEGEAARYEQARYGELRVGDDGTGLLVRLLNADLQPL from the coding sequence ATGCAAGTCGACACCCACACGCCGGCAGGATCGGAATTGCACGCTTGGCGCGCGTTTCTGGCGCGTGCGACGCTGGCGCTCGGGCTTTTGCTGCTGGCCAGCGCGGTGGTTTGCTGGGTCGCGGCCAACTGGGGCGCCATGACAAAAGTGCAGCGCCTGGCAGGGGCGCAGGTACTGCTGGCAGCAAGCGCCTTGCTCGCCGCGTTCCTGTACGCGCGCCCGGCGCGCACCCCCGTCGCGGCGCACGGCCGCGCCTGCATGGTCGGCCTGGCGAGCGTGCTCCTGGGCGCCTTGCTGGCGCTGGTGGGCCAGACCTACCAGACCGGCGCCGACACCTGGGAGCTGTTCGCCCTGTGGAGCGGCCTGATGCTGCCGTGGGCCGTCGCGGCGCGCAGCCAGGGGGTATGGCTGTTCTGGATCGTGTTGGCCAATATCGCCCTGGCCCTGCTGCTGGGCGAACGCGTGCTGTCCTGGTGGGTGGTCTTCGACGGGCCGGGCTTTCCCAGCCTGATCGTCAGTGCGGCCAACCTGCTGATGCTGGCCATCTGGGAATTCTGCGCCTGGCGGGGGCACGCGCGTACCGGGGTGGGCCCCAGGGTATTGGTCCTGCTGGCGGTCGGCGTGCTGGCCCTGGCCCTGATGTTCGGAGAATCCGTGGTAGAGCGCCTGGGCACGTATACCGGGCTGGCCTGGGTCGGCGTGACGCTGGTGCTCGGCTATTTCTATACGCGCATCCGCCTGGACCTGGTGATCCTGGCGCTGCTGGCGGCGGGCGTGGTCTGCGTGTCGCTGCGGGTGGTGGGCGAGTGGCTGTTGCGCATCGACCCTGGCGTCTGGGTTGCCCTGCCGCTGGCCGGCCTGCTGATGGGCGAGGCGGTGGTCGCCGCCCGCTGGCTGCGTAGCCTTGCCTCGCGACAGGCCGGCGCCGCCCCGGACCCGCACGCCGGCCCGGCCGTCGACCCCGCCGATGCCTACGTGCGGGCAGCCGGCGAACCGGCCGGCGCGCTGCCTCCCGATGCCCCGCCCGCGGCCCCGGAAACCGCCGCATCGGCCGGCGGCGCCGTCGACGAAGCCGGCACAGCCGCCGCCGTGGCGCAACTGGGCCCGCGGGTCGCCCGGCGCACGGCCACGCCTTGGTATGTGCAGGGTCTGCTGGGCCTGAGCGCGTGGATCGCCACCCTGCTGCTGCTGGTGTTCCTGGTGGCTTCCGGCATCGTCCCGACCGCTTCCTCGGCTTTGGTGCTGGGCCTCGTGCTGTGCGTGGCCGGCGTCGCGGTGGCCCGCAACGCGCGCCAGCTGTTCTGGCGCCAGTGCGCCACGGCGCTGGCCTTCTCCGGCCAGATCCTGGCGGCCGCGGGGCTGTCCGTGTCGAACTCGCCCACGGGTTCGGCGCTGCTCATCCTGGTGTTGGCGGTCGCGGTCTATATCCTTGCCCCGGATGCCATCCTGCGGTTCCTCAGTGGCGTCATGATCGCGCTGGCCCTCTTTATATTGACGTCGTTTTCCGCCAGCACGCAGGACCTGTACGAGCACGTCCTGAGCTGGATGGGTTTCGACATGGTACGCGGCCTGGCGGTTTGGCTGCCGGCGTGCGTGGCGGGCGCCTGGCTGGCGGCCGCCGCCTTCCTGGTACGCGAACGCATGCCCGCGTCGCGGCGCGACACCTTGCAACCCCTGGCCTGGGCGTTCGCGCTGACCGCGCAGCTGGCTGCCCTGCAGGCGACCGGCGTGCCGGTGTGGGAGCTGCCCGCCCTGTGGGGCGTGCACCCGCCGGGCGTCCTGTATCTGCTCCTGGCCGCCCTGCTGCCGGTCGCGGTGGCCTGGGCCTTGATACGGCGCCGGCGCGCGGTCCTGCCGGCCAGCGTCCGCGTCGGTGTGCCGCTGGGCCTGCTGATCCTGGCGGTGTGCTGGCTGCCGGCGCCCGGCATTGCCTTCGCCCTGGCGTGGATCCTGCTGGGCTTCGGGCTGGGCCGGCCGCGCCTGCTGCGCTGGGGCCAGGCCGTACTGCTGATCTATCTGATTCAGTATTACTACCAATTAGGCGTTCCCTTGCTGCAAAAGTCGCTCTGGCTGGCCGGCGCGGGTGTCCTGCTGCTGGTCATGCGGCTCGTCGCCTGGCGCCTGCCGCGCTGGCTGGAAGGCGCCAGGCCCGCCGTGCCGGTCGTTGCGGCGGCCCCGCGGCGGCCGCTGTGGACGGGGGTCATCGTGGCCGGACTGGCACTGGTGCTGGCGGTCGTCAACACGGGGATCTGGCAGCGCGAGCAACTGCTGGCCAGCGGACACATCGTGCGGCTGGCCCTGGCCCCGGTCGACCCGCGCGCCCTCATGCAGGGGGACTACATGGCCCTGCGCTTTGCCGCGGCGCGGGAAATTACCCGCCTGCAGGACGGGCAGCCGGCCACCGTGGCCGGATTGTGGGGCGGCCCGGCCACCGATGGCTATCTCGTCCTGCTGCCCGATGCGGAAGGCGTCGCCCAGCCCGTGCGCGTGCAGCCGGCACCGGAGCCCCACGACGCCCGCGAGGTGGTGCTGCGCTATCGGTTGCGCGCCGACGGCGTGCGCCTGGTGACCAACGCTTTCTTCTTTCCAGAGGGCGAGGCCGCGCGATACGAGCAGGCCCGCTACGGCGAGCTTCGCGTCGGCGACGACGGGACCGGCTTGCTGGTGCGCCTGTTGAATGCCGATCTTCAGCCCTTATAG
- the gluQRS gene encoding tRNA glutamyl-Q(34) synthetase GluQRS: MTYIGRFAPSPSGPLHAGSLVAALASYLDARAHGGTWLLRIEDIDKPRTVPGADRLIMRQLRTLGLQWDGEVMWQSQRDAAYRQAMDDLTARGLVYGCACTRREIIDNHAALERARGVRQALVDGERPYVGTCRDGLPPGRLPRAWRLRVPPGEESFTDRWLGEQRQNVAQAVGDFVLRRADGMWAYQLAVVVDDAAQGVTDIVRGADLLSSTARQRVLARLLGAQPPRVMHVPLVLDPITGLKLSKQNHAPALDLARPVEALEHAWRVLGFAPIVADGPTRFLAEAIAQWGRRYKG, translated from the coding sequence ATGACCTACATCGGCCGTTTCGCCCCCAGCCCCAGCGGACCGCTGCACGCGGGATCGCTGGTCGCCGCATTGGCCAGCTACCTGGATGCGCGAGCCCATGGCGGCACATGGCTGCTGCGCATCGAGGACATCGATAAGCCGCGTACCGTGCCGGGCGCCGACCGCCTCATCATGCGGCAGTTGCGCACGCTGGGATTGCAATGGGACGGCGAGGTGATGTGGCAGTCCCAGCGCGATGCGGCTTACCGCCAGGCCATGGACGACCTGACGGCCCGCGGGCTGGTCTACGGCTGCGCCTGCACGCGCCGCGAAATCATCGACAACCATGCGGCACTGGAACGGGCGCGTGGCGTCCGCCAAGCCTTGGTGGACGGCGAGCGGCCCTATGTCGGGACATGCCGCGACGGCTTGCCGCCGGGCAGGCTGCCCCGCGCATGGCGGCTGCGGGTGCCGCCGGGCGAGGAAAGTTTCACCGACCGCTGGCTGGGCGAGCAGCGCCAGAACGTGGCCCAGGCGGTGGGCGATTTCGTGCTGCGGCGAGCGGACGGCATGTGGGCGTATCAATTGGCGGTGGTGGTGGATGACGCGGCGCAAGGCGTCACCGACATTGTGCGCGGCGCCGATCTGCTCAGCTCGACCGCGCGCCAGCGCGTCCTGGCACGCCTGCTCGGCGCCCAGCCGCCGCGCGTCATGCATGTGCCGCTGGTCCTGGACCCCATCACGGGGTTGAAGCTGTCCAAGCAGAACCACGCCCCGGCGCTGGACTTGGCCCGGCCTGTCGAAGCGCTGGAGCACGCCTGGCGCGTCCTGGGTTTCGCGCCTATCGTGGCCGATGGTCCCACGCGTTTCCTGGCCGAGGCCATCGCGCAATGGGGCCGCCGCTATAAGGGCTGA
- a CDS encoding DSD1 family PLP-dependent enzyme, producing the protein MDNTELDVTGEAAPLPQLPPPARVGDAWDQVDTPCLVLDLDAFEHNLRTMQEWADRCDVALRPHAKAHKCPEVALRQAALGARGVCVQKVSEALPFVAAGIHDIHISNEVVGATKLDLLASLARQARISVCVDHVDNVADLSRAAARHGARIDVLVELDVGQGRCGVSSPTAALELARRIESLPGLRFAGLQAYHGSLQHRRGHAERAAACRETAARAKECARILAEHDYACPIITGSGTGTAEFDGPGGVYTELQAGTYAFMDGDYGDNEWAGELQLRNSLFLLSTVMSTPCADRVVLDAGLKSTTIECGLPRVHERPGLTYVAANDEHGVVRVAAGAATPALGTKLLLVPSHCDPTFNLHDTLVAVRAGVVEGIWPISARGLSR; encoded by the coding sequence TTGGACAACACCGAACTGGACGTGACGGGCGAGGCCGCGCCACTGCCGCAACTGCCGCCGCCGGCGCGCGTCGGCGATGCATGGGATCAGGTTGATACGCCCTGCCTGGTGCTGGACCTGGATGCTTTCGAGCACAATCTGCGCACCATGCAAGAATGGGCCGACCGCTGTGACGTCGCCCTGCGGCCGCATGCCAAGGCTCACAAATGTCCGGAAGTGGCGTTGCGCCAGGCGGCGCTGGGTGCGCGAGGGGTGTGCGTGCAGAAGGTCAGCGAAGCATTGCCCTTCGTCGCCGCCGGCATACACGATATCCACATCAGCAATGAGGTCGTCGGTGCCACCAAGCTGGACCTGCTGGCGTCGCTCGCCAGGCAGGCGCGGATCAGCGTGTGCGTGGACCATGTGGACAATGTGGCGGATCTTTCCCGCGCGGCGGCGAGGCATGGCGCGCGTATCGATGTGCTGGTCGAGCTGGATGTGGGCCAGGGACGTTGCGGGGTGTCGTCGCCGACCGCGGCGCTGGAGCTGGCGCGGCGTATCGAGAGTCTGCCGGGTTTGCGTTTTGCCGGTTTGCAGGCGTATCACGGGTCGCTGCAGCATCGGCGCGGCCATGCGGAGCGCGCGGCCGCGTGTCGCGAGACAGCGGCCCGGGCCAAGGAGTGCGCGCGGATTCTGGCCGAGCATGACTATGCCTGCCCGATCATTACGGGCTCCGGGACGGGGACGGCGGAGTTCGACGGGCCTGGTGGGGTCTATACGGAACTGCAGGCTGGGACGTATGCCTTTATGGACGGGGACTACGGCGATAACGAGTGGGCGGGCGAGCTGCAGTTGCGCAATAGCCTGTTCTTGCTGAGTACGGTGATGAGTACGCCTTGCGCGGATCGCGTGGTGCTGGACGCGGGGTTGAAGTCGACGACGATCGAGTGTGGGTTGCCGCGGGTGCATGAGCGGCCTGGTCTGACGTATGTCGCGGCGAATGACGAGCATGGGGTGGTGCGGGTGGCGGCGGGGGCGGCGACGCCTGCGTTGGGGACGAAGTTGCTGCTGGTGCCTTCGCATTGCGATCCGACGTTCAATTTGCATGACACGTTGGTGGCGGTGCGGGCGGGGGTGGTGGAAGGGATTTGGCCTATCTCGGCGCGTGGGCTTAGTCGGTGA
- a CDS encoding DUF494 family protein translates to MFDILVYLFENYYTPQACPAADVLAKRLAAAGFEHEDIDDALGWLYGLAETTERCVDLAQQPATGTRIYTDSEYRQLGSEAIGFITFLESAGVLPAPLREIVIDRALAAPESPVPLSKLKITALMVLWSQEADIDNLVLEELLDDDGDVRCLH, encoded by the coding sequence ATGTTCGATATCCTCGTCTATCTTTTTGAAAATTACTACACGCCGCAAGCCTGTCCTGCTGCGGATGTACTGGCGAAACGTCTGGCCGCGGCGGGCTTCGAACACGAAGACATCGACGATGCGTTGGGCTGGTTGTACGGCCTGGCAGAGACCACCGAGCGCTGCGTGGATCTGGCTCAGCAGCCCGCGACCGGTACCCGCATCTACACCGACAGCGAATACCGGCAGCTGGGTAGCGAAGCCATCGGCTTCATCACCTTCCTGGAGTCCGCCGGCGTCCTGCCCGCTCCCTTGCGAGAGATCGTCATCGACCGTGCGCTGGCGGCGCCGGAATCGCCCGTTCCCCTGTCCAAGCTGAAGATTACCGCGCTGATGGTGCTCTGGAGCCAGGAAGCGGACATCGATAACCTGGTCCTCGAAGAACTGCTCGACGACGACGGCGACGTCCGCTGCCTGCATTAA